The Opitutus sp. ER46 genome contains a region encoding:
- a CDS encoding thiolase family protein encodes MKSPLYIVEGVRTPFAKAGTTLADADATELGRTAVAALLARTGIDPSTIDDVVIGCVGNPADAANVGRVIALRAGIPQSVPAITVSRNCASGLEAITQAAQKHAAGEGEVFVVGGAESMSNYPLLYRPETARKFGTLARAKSLGSRVRAMLAFRPKDFSPRISLLLGLNDPVCGMNMGETAEVLAREWAISRDQQDEFALLSHQRAHAAARQQYFKDETVPVFPHTSRKPIAVEADNGVRENQSREALAKLRPVFVKQGGSVTPGNSSQITDGAGALLLMSETALARSGLQPLGRIVGYAYAGCDPARMGLGPVYAMSRLEQRTGLRLDQADLVEINEAFAAQVLACRAAAQSTDFGRQYLGRDRELGEIPLEKLNVNGGAIALGHPVGASGARLVLSTVRELRRRKAKNAVVSLCIGGGQGGALWLEAA; translated from the coding sequence ATGAAATCCCCCCTCTACATCGTCGAGGGCGTCCGCACGCCCTTTGCCAAGGCCGGCACGACCCTTGCCGACGCCGACGCCACCGAGCTCGGCCGCACCGCGGTCGCCGCGCTGCTCGCCCGCACCGGCATCGATCCCTCGACCATCGACGACGTCGTCATCGGCTGCGTCGGCAACCCGGCCGACGCCGCGAACGTCGGCCGTGTGATCGCCCTGCGCGCCGGCATCCCGCAGTCGGTCCCCGCGATTACGGTCTCGCGCAACTGCGCCTCCGGTCTCGAGGCGATCACGCAGGCGGCGCAGAAGCACGCCGCCGGTGAGGGCGAGGTGTTTGTCGTGGGTGGCGCCGAGAGCATGAGCAACTACCCGCTGCTCTACCGCCCGGAGACGGCGCGGAAGTTCGGCACGCTCGCCCGGGCGAAATCCCTCGGCAGCCGGGTGAGGGCGATGCTGGCGTTTCGGCCGAAGGATTTTTCCCCGCGCATCAGCCTCCTGCTCGGGCTCAACGATCCGGTGTGCGGCATGAACATGGGTGAGACCGCCGAGGTGCTCGCCCGCGAATGGGCAATCTCGCGCGACCAGCAGGACGAGTTCGCGCTGCTCTCCCACCAGCGCGCCCATGCCGCGGCGCGCCAGCAATATTTCAAGGACGAGACCGTGCCGGTCTTTCCGCACACGAGCCGCAAACCGATCGCCGTCGAGGCCGACAACGGCGTGCGCGAGAACCAGAGTCGCGAGGCTCTGGCGAAGCTGCGGCCGGTCTTCGTCAAACAGGGCGGCAGCGTCACGCCCGGCAATTCCTCCCAAATCACCGATGGTGCCGGCGCACTGCTCTTGATGAGCGAGACCGCGCTCGCCCGTTCCGGGCTCCAGCCGCTCGGCCGCATCGTGGGCTACGCGTACGCCGGCTGTGATCCGGCGCGCATGGGGCTCGGCCCCGTGTACGCCATGAGCCGACTCGAGCAGCGCACCGGCCTGCGGCTCGACCAGGCCGACCTCGTCGAAATCAACGAGGCCTTCGCCGCCCAGGTCCTGGCCTGCCGTGCCGCCGCGCAATCGACCGACTTCGGCCGCCAGTATCTCGGCCGTGACCGCGAGCTTGGCGAGATCCCGCTCGAGAAACTCAACGTCAACGGCGGCGCCATCGCGCTGGGCCACCCGGTCGGTGCGTCCGGCGCGCGGCTCGTGCTCTCCACCGTTCGCGAGCTCCGCCGCCGCAAGGCGAAGAACGCCGTCGTCTCCCTCTGCATCGGCGGCGGCCAGGGCGGCGCGCTCTGGCTCGAGGCCGCCTGA
- a CDS encoding DUF4442 domain-containing protein encodes MAETWKSRFLRWRINWFPAYRRTGARVVYLAPDHTEMRIALPLGRATRNLNGTLYGGAIYAAVDPLHALLVSAQLGRRHQVWVRAARISFRRQGRSTLYATARVEPAEVAELRAELEETGRAERDFRLDLQDASGEVCAHCVVTVHVRSRVPAVPQAA; translated from the coding sequence ATGGCCGAAACCTGGAAGTCCCGCTTTTTGCGCTGGCGAATCAACTGGTTCCCCGCGTACCGCCGCACCGGCGCCCGGGTCGTTTATCTCGCGCCCGATCACACGGAAATGCGCATCGCACTGCCGCTGGGCCGGGCGACGCGCAACCTCAACGGCACGCTGTATGGCGGCGCCATCTACGCCGCGGTCGACCCGCTCCACGCTTTGCTCGTGTCCGCGCAGCTCGGCCGCCGGCACCAGGTCTGGGTGCGGGCCGCGCGCATCAGCTTTCGGCGCCAGGGGCGGTCCACGCTATATGCGACGGCCCGGGTTGAACCGGCCGAGGTGGCTGAGCTGCGGGCCGAGCTCGAGGAGACCGGCCGCGCTGAGCGGGATTTTCGCCTCGATCTGCAGGACGCGAGCGGCGAGGTCTGCGCTCATTGCGTCGTCACGGTCCACGTTCGCTCCCGCGTCCCCGCCGTCCCCCAAGCCGCCTGA
- a CDS encoding XRE family transcriptional regulator translates to MSSATSVDFAAAAAVLPHKENLRFILGLKLSRLRKARELSFKDLSERTGLTTSYLNEIEKGKKYPKPEKIAALANALGTSYDELVSLQLGPQLDRLAALLKSGLLQALPLHVFGLSPADLVAIASSDPERISALFDTLLTIARRFDVKMDDLLLAAMRSYVEQNHNYFEDLEVSSEAFRAAHGWPRRATPDMKQLRTCLIKEYKYSIDDTMLATHPDLQRLRAVSTNGDSRRLYLNSRLSEWQQAFLVAREIGARYLGLNPGPTTSPLVKVESYPQLIDNFRASYFAGALLLNRTLLEGDLRRFFSLARWEGEVLVAILEKYQSTPEMLFHRLTQILPRLFALEQMYFIRFDRRLGTPHVSIGKELQYHGIHGTHSIKDEEHYCRRVLAVQALLSLEAGGLANGPIVHAQRTRDHATDEEFFNLSVTYSQGPGSDVLSCVSIGFRVDEALKRMLAFWNDSAVPSRVVGSTCERCPLTDCAERAAAPVLHAKTERRQREIEAIAALAAIGAASGVDRRGSEGMKE, encoded by the coding sequence ATGTCCTCCGCCACCTCCGTTGATTTCGCCGCCGCTGCCGCCGTCCTGCCGCACAAGGAGAACCTCCGGTTCATCCTTGGGCTGAAGCTGAGCCGCCTCCGCAAGGCGCGCGAACTCTCGTTCAAGGACCTGTCGGAGCGCACCGGCCTGACCACCTCGTACCTCAATGAGATCGAGAAGGGCAAAAAGTACCCCAAGCCCGAAAAGATTGCCGCCCTGGCCAACGCTCTCGGCACGAGCTACGACGAACTCGTCTCGCTCCAGCTCGGACCGCAGCTCGACCGCCTCGCCGCCCTCCTGAAATCGGGACTCCTCCAGGCGCTGCCGCTGCACGTGTTCGGACTCTCGCCCGCCGACCTCGTCGCCATTGCGTCCAGTGACCCCGAGCGGATCAGCGCCCTCTTCGACACCCTCCTCACGATTGCGCGGCGGTTCGACGTGAAGATGGACGACCTGCTGCTCGCGGCGATGCGCTCCTACGTGGAGCAGAATCACAACTACTTCGAGGACCTGGAGGTGAGTTCGGAGGCGTTTCGTGCCGCGCATGGCTGGCCGCGCCGGGCGACGCCCGACATGAAGCAGCTCCGCACCTGCCTCATCAAAGAGTACAAGTACTCGATCGATGACACGATGCTGGCGACCCATCCGGACCTCCAGCGGTTGCGCGCGGTTTCGACCAACGGCGACTCCCGCCGGCTGTACCTGAACTCCCGGCTCAGCGAATGGCAGCAGGCCTTCCTCGTGGCGCGTGAGATCGGTGCCCGCTACCTCGGGCTGAACCCCGGGCCGACGACCTCTCCGCTGGTCAAGGTCGAGTCGTATCCCCAGCTCATCGACAACTTCCGCGCTTCGTACTTCGCCGGCGCGCTGCTGCTGAATCGCACGTTGCTCGAGGGCGACCTGCGGCGCTTCTTCTCGCTCGCGCGCTGGGAGGGCGAGGTGCTCGTTGCTATCCTCGAGAAGTACCAGTCGACGCCGGAGATGCTCTTCCACCGGCTCACGCAGATTCTCCCCCGGCTGTTCGCGCTGGAGCAGATGTATTTCATCCGCTTCGACCGCCGTCTTGGCACTCCGCACGTCTCGATCGGCAAGGAACTGCAGTACCACGGCATTCACGGCACCCACAGCATCAAGGACGAGGAGCACTACTGCCGCCGCGTGCTCGCCGTGCAGGCGCTGCTCAGCCTCGAGGCGGGTGGGCTCGCCAACGGCCCCATCGTGCACGCGCAACGCACGCGCGACCACGCGACCGACGAGGAGTTCTTCAACCTGTCCGTCACCTATTCTCAGGGGCCGGGCAGCGACGTGCTGTCCTGTGTGAGTATTGGTTTCCGCGTCGACGAAGCGCTGAAGCGCATGCTCGCGTTCTGGAACGATTCCGCCGTGCCGAGCCGCGTCGTGGGCTCCACGTGCGAACGCTGCCCCCTCACGGATTGCGCCGAACGCGCGGCAGCTCCCGTCCTCCACGCCAAGACCGAGCGCCGCCAGCGCGAGATCGAGGCAATCGCGGCGCTCGCGGCGATCGGCGCCGCCAGCGGCGTCGATCGCCGAGGGAGTGAGGGAATGAAGGAATGA
- a CDS encoding 3-hydroxyacyl-CoA dehydrogenase NAD-binding domain-containing protein, translating to MSNITRTLAADGVCLLTFDRPDSSANVFDVPALQELDAHLAYLEQLRALRGVILFSAKPKIFLAGADLQSLTHDSSAASMERTGRLGQQVFTRLERLPVPSVAAIHGLALGGGLEVSLACDWRVASNDSGTKLGLPETMLGILPGWGGSVRLPRLIGLPAALGLILPGKQVVGTKARKLGLVDEVVAREQLLDAARRLLARGKRRPAATPWENRPVLRAIVARQARKQLLAKTRGLYPAPLAAIDVATRSLGLPLDAALDLERAAFVRLTQTPECQQLMRIFFLQERAKKLAAPGGAGPRDVERIAVVGAGVMGAGIAHWSSARGLRVLLQDIGNEPLARGLATIRDLFRGAAKRRSITEAEAMAGMDRVVPTTGGVPLPVDVVVEAAVEKLEAKRSLFQDLERRAAPHAVLATNTSALSIDAIAEGLRDPSRVVGIHFFNPVARMQLVEVVRGERTSDAAVATALGYVKRIGKLPVLVADRPGFLVNRVLTPYMTEAVRLFLEGVSIERIDAIMLDFGMPMGPLRLVDEVGLDIAQHVATDLARRLPHPVPVDTDLLQRLIAKNWLGRKTGRGFYVFPEKKGAREQPNAEVVPGHAPGAAARQDDATRLDRMTLLMVNEGARCLEEGVVAESADVDFGLIFGAGWAPFRGGPLRYADSLGIAEVVRRLEHLAATVAPYFAPCQLLVEMGRRQGAFYSEPTSPRRPVAAAPAARTADVAVSTAS from the coding sequence ATGAGCAACATCACGCGCACCCTCGCCGCTGACGGCGTCTGCCTGCTGACCTTCGACCGCCCTGATTCGTCCGCGAACGTGTTCGACGTCCCCGCCCTGCAGGAACTCGACGCGCACCTCGCTTACCTCGAGCAGTTGCGGGCGTTGCGCGGCGTTATCCTGTTCAGCGCCAAGCCGAAGATCTTCCTCGCTGGCGCCGACCTGCAGTCGCTCACGCACGACTCCTCCGCCGCGTCGATGGAGCGCACCGGCCGCCTCGGTCAGCAGGTGTTCACACGGCTGGAGCGGCTCCCGGTGCCTTCGGTCGCCGCGATCCACGGTCTTGCGCTCGGCGGCGGTTTGGAGGTGTCACTCGCCTGTGACTGGCGCGTCGCCTCGAACGACAGCGGCACGAAGCTTGGCCTCCCGGAAACGATGCTCGGCATCCTGCCCGGCTGGGGCGGCTCCGTGCGGCTGCCTCGGCTGATCGGCTTGCCGGCCGCGCTCGGGCTGATCCTCCCGGGCAAGCAGGTCGTCGGCACCAAGGCGCGGAAGCTCGGGCTCGTCGACGAGGTTGTCGCGCGCGAGCAGTTGCTCGACGCCGCGCGCCGGCTGCTCGCGCGCGGCAAGCGGCGGCCGGCCGCGACGCCATGGGAAAATCGCCCCGTGTTGCGCGCAATCGTGGCACGTCAGGCCCGCAAACAGCTCCTCGCCAAGACGCGCGGGCTGTATCCCGCGCCGCTGGCGGCGATTGATGTCGCCACGCGCAGCCTGGGGCTGCCGCTCGACGCGGCGCTCGATTTGGAACGCGCGGCGTTCGTTCGCCTGACGCAGACGCCGGAGTGCCAGCAGTTGATGCGGATCTTCTTCCTGCAGGAGCGGGCCAAGAAGCTTGCGGCCCCCGGGGGCGCGGGGCCGCGGGACGTCGAACGGATCGCGGTCGTCGGCGCCGGCGTGATGGGTGCGGGGATCGCGCACTGGTCGAGCGCGCGCGGATTGCGGGTGCTGCTTCAGGACATCGGCAACGAGCCGCTCGCCCGCGGGCTGGCGACGATCCGGGACCTGTTCCGCGGCGCGGCGAAGCGGCGCTCAATCACCGAGGCTGAGGCGATGGCGGGCATGGATCGCGTGGTGCCCACGACTGGCGGCGTGCCGCTGCCGGTGGACGTCGTGGTCGAGGCCGCGGTCGAGAAGCTCGAGGCGAAACGCAGCCTCTTCCAGGACCTCGAGCGTCGGGCTGCTCCGCACGCCGTCCTGGCGACCAACACGTCCGCGCTTTCGATCGACGCGATTGCGGAGGGGCTGCGCGATCCCTCGCGCGTGGTCGGTATCCATTTCTTCAATCCGGTGGCCCGCATGCAGCTCGTCGAGGTCGTCCGCGGCGAGCGCACCTCCGATGCCGCGGTGGCGACCGCGCTCGGCTACGTGAAGCGCATCGGCAAGCTGCCGGTCCTCGTGGCCGATCGTCCCGGGTTCCTGGTGAACCGGGTGCTGACGCCCTACATGACCGAGGCGGTGCGGCTGTTCCTCGAGGGCGTTTCGATCGAGCGGATCGACGCGATCATGCTGGATTTCGGCATGCCGATGGGCCCGCTGCGGCTCGTGGACGAAGTCGGGCTCGATATCGCGCAGCACGTCGCCACCGACCTCGCGCGGCGGCTGCCGCACCCAGTGCCGGTGGACACCGATCTCCTGCAGCGTCTCATCGCAAAGAACTGGCTCGGCCGTAAGACCGGCCGCGGGTTCTACGTTTTCCCCGAGAAGAAGGGCGCCCGCGAACAGCCGAACGCCGAAGTGGTGCCGGGTCACGCCCCCGGCGCCGCCGCCCGTCAGGACGATGCCACGCGGCTCGATCGGATGACGCTGCTGATGGTGAACGAAGGCGCCCGCTGCCTCGAGGAGGGCGTCGTGGCCGAGTCGGCGGATGTGGACTTCGGCCTGATCTTTGGCGCCGGCTGGGCGCCGTTCCGCGGCGGGCCGCTCCGCTATGCCGACTCGCTCGGCATCGCTGAGGTCGTGCGGCGGCTCGAGCACCTCGCCGCCACCGTCGCGCCGTACTTTGCCCCCTGTCAGCTGCTCGTCGAAATGGGCCGCCGGCAGGGCGCCTTCTATTCCGAACCCACATCTCCCCGTCGGCCCGTGGCCGCCGCTCCGGCGGCGCGTACCGCGGACGTCGCAGTCTCAACCGCCTCCTGA
- a CDS encoding DUF1302 domain-containing protein, which yields MNPTRCVVLRHARTLIVATSLLLGLGLAPTIQALPFKAGPVSGSFDSTFSLGAIYRLNDPDPWLYGTSNGGYANSVNGDDGNLNFPKGWASEVFKGTHELSLKYGPHLEGFARVTYFYDYEVMDKDRRHLPLTDEIKDRAGRRADLLDLYGVYRSEIAGRPFDFRIGRQVLSLGESTFIPNGINVVNAVDVSKLRVPGAELREAFLPNNLAKVSFGLTPNINLEAFWLLEFRRTETEPAGTFFSTNDFAPRGGRKVMLGFGALSDRSELGAIPRANDRDGGNFNQYGAAMRIMAPGLKDTEFGLYFMNYHSRLPIISAVTPTAGVSAQLVQTTASNLATQNLAPGMIAAGYPPAGVPAALQTLLGAALTGVPASALPATLQPFYPAATTIANGARQVGLLTAAHEGRYFIEYPEDIKMVGASFNTDLSRLGIAWQGEVAYKHGVPLQVDDVELLFAALSALAPQFGANNQIGNYLGRYGTEIPGYQREDVWSAQTTFTKVLGPTFGSSQVALVAEIGGMWVPNLPDKNVLRFEAPGTFTSGNQAAMVGTGSTLPATPGNAFGDKFSWGYQAMARFDYNDVFAGVNISPSLAFSHDVQGNTPYPLGNFVRGRKSLGVAVEFTWQNSWSLELRYQNFFGAKRYNLLADRDFVSTTVKYSF from the coding sequence ATGAACCCCACCCGTTGTGTTGTGCTCCGGCATGCCCGGACGCTCATCGTTGCGACCAGCCTCCTGCTTGGGCTCGGTCTGGCCCCTACGATCCAGGCGCTGCCGTTCAAAGCCGGCCCGGTCTCCGGCAGCTTCGACAGCACCTTCTCGCTCGGAGCGATCTATCGGCTGAACGATCCCGATCCCTGGCTCTACGGCACGTCGAACGGCGGCTACGCCAACTCCGTCAACGGTGACGACGGCAATCTCAATTTTCCGAAAGGCTGGGCGTCCGAGGTCTTCAAGGGCACGCACGAGCTGAGCCTGAAATACGGCCCCCACCTCGAAGGCTTCGCCCGCGTCACGTATTTCTACGATTATGAGGTGATGGATAAGGACCGTCGGCACCTCCCGCTGACGGACGAGATCAAGGACCGCGCCGGTCGCCGCGCCGACCTGCTCGACCTGTACGGCGTGTACCGCTCGGAGATCGCGGGCCGTCCCTTTGATTTCCGGATCGGCCGCCAGGTCCTGAGCCTCGGCGAGAGCACGTTCATTCCGAACGGCATCAACGTCGTGAACGCGGTCGACGTCTCCAAGCTTCGCGTCCCCGGCGCCGAGCTGCGCGAGGCCTTCCTCCCAAACAACCTCGCCAAGGTGTCCTTCGGCCTCACCCCGAATATCAACCTCGAGGCGTTCTGGCTGCTCGAGTTCCGCCGCACCGAGACCGAGCCGGCCGGCACGTTCTTTTCGACGAACGACTTCGCCCCACGCGGCGGCCGCAAGGTCATGCTCGGGTTCGGCGCCCTGTCCGATCGCAGTGAGCTGGGCGCCATCCCGCGCGCCAACGACCGAGACGGCGGCAACTTCAACCAATACGGCGCCGCCATGCGCATCATGGCGCCTGGGCTCAAGGACACCGAGTTCGGCCTGTACTTCATGAACTACCACAGCCGGCTGCCGATCATCAGCGCCGTCACGCCGACCGCCGGGGTCAGCGCGCAGCTGGTGCAGACAACCGCCTCGAATCTCGCGACCCAGAATCTCGCCCCGGGCATGATCGCCGCCGGCTACCCGCCCGCCGGCGTGCCCGCCGCGTTGCAGACGCTCCTCGGCGCCGCGCTCACCGGGGTGCCCGCCAGCGCGCTGCCCGCCACGCTCCAGCCCTTCTACCCCGCCGCCACCACCATCGCCAACGGCGCGCGCCAAGTCGGACTGCTGACGGCCGCGCACGAGGGCCGCTACTTCATCGAGTACCCGGAGGACATCAAGATGGTCGGTGCCAGCTTCAACACCGACCTCTCCCGGCTCGGTATCGCCTGGCAGGGCGAGGTCGCCTACAAGCATGGCGTCCCGCTCCAGGTCGATGACGTCGAGCTGCTGTTCGCCGCCCTTTCCGCCCTCGCCCCGCAGTTCGGCGCAAACAACCAGATTGGCAACTACCTCGGCCGCTATGGCACGGAGATCCCCGGCTACCAGCGCGAGGATGTCTGGTCCGCCCAGACGACCTTCACGAAGGTCCTCGGTCCCACGTTCGGCTCCAGCCAGGTCGCCCTTGTCGCCGAAATCGGCGGCATGTGGGTTCCCAACCTGCCGGACAAAAACGTCCTGCGCTTTGAAGCGCCCGGCACCTTCACCAGCGGCAACCAGGCCGCGATGGTCGGCACCGGCAGCACCCTTCCGGCCACCCCGGGCAACGCGTTTGGCGACAAGTTCTCCTGGGGCTACCAGGCCATGGCGCGTTTCGACTACAACGACGTCTTCGCCGGAGTGAACATCTCACCGAGCCTCGCGTTCTCCCACGACGTCCAAGGCAACACGCCGTACCCGCTCGGCAACTTCGTCCGCGGACGCAAGTCCCTCGGCGTCGCCGTCGAGTTCACCTGGCAGAACTCGTGGTCGCTCGAGCTGCGCTACCAGAATTTCTTCGGTGCCAAGCGCTACAATCTCCTCGCCGACCGCGACTTCGTTTCCACCACCGTGAAGTACTCCTTCTGA